Proteins from one Ramlibacter sp. PS4R-6 genomic window:
- a CDS encoding response regulator transcription factor — translation MQPSQNALVFIVDDDASVREALAWLLRSRHLLSESYGGAEEFDEMLARGWAPAQPCCLLLDVRMPGMSGLALFDKLVQRGLTELMPVIFLTGHADVPTAVDMVKRGAFDFCEKPFSDNALVDRIEQALKLSQGVLDARRAKGAVQARLAELTERERDVMRLVVEGLPNKLIADQLDISVRTVEVHRARVFDKMEVKSAVELANLLRGA, via the coding sequence ATGCAACCTTCGCAAAACGCCCTCGTGTTCATCGTCGACGACGATGCAAGCGTGCGCGAGGCGCTGGCGTGGCTGTTGCGCTCGCGGCACCTGCTGTCGGAGTCGTACGGCGGCGCCGAGGAATTCGACGAGATGCTGGCGCGCGGCTGGGCGCCCGCGCAGCCGTGCTGCCTGCTGCTGGACGTGCGCATGCCCGGCATGAGCGGCCTGGCGCTGTTCGACAAGCTGGTGCAGCGCGGCCTGACGGAGCTGATGCCGGTGATCTTCCTGACCGGCCACGCCGACGTGCCGACCGCGGTCGACATGGTCAAGCGCGGCGCCTTCGACTTCTGCGAGAAGCCGTTTTCCGACAACGCGCTGGTCGACCGCATCGAGCAGGCGCTCAAGCTTTCGCAAGGCGTGCTGGACGCGCGGCGCGCGAAGGGCGCGGTGCAGGCGCGCCTGGCCGAGCTGACCGAACGCGAGCGCGACGTGATGCGGCTGGTGGTCGAGGGCCTGCCCAACAAGCTGATCGCCGACCAGCTCGACATCAGCGTGCGCACGGTGGAAGTGCATCGCGCGCGCGTGTTCGACAAGATGGAAGTGAAGTCGGCGGTGGAGCTCGCCAACCTGCTGCGCGGGGCCTAG
- the mltA gene encoding murein transglycosylase A yields MARSFAWLAIVGTLAGCASVPLPPMDEAPRPASPATSAPAVTGDVVTMPKSRWVPVAWSELPGFADDALYDAWNAWLKGCERPPANWARLCGDVRRLSIASADEQRAWMLEKLQPYRVEPLAGPADGLLTGYYEPLLEATRVATARNAAPLYRPPATLASRRPWYTREEIDTLPEARAQLRGREIAWLADPLDALVVQIQGSARLRITEPDGTQRTVRLAFAGTNEQPYRSVGNWLLQQGAIRDASWPGIKAWAAQNPGRVNEMLWSNPRYVFFREEPLPEGDASAGPRGAQGVPLTPGRSIAVDKDSIPYGTPVWLVSAGPVVSLQRLVFAQDTGSAIVGGVRADYFTGWGAEAGELAGRLRQPLKLWVLQPR; encoded by the coding sequence ATGGCACGGTCCTTCGCATGGCTCGCGATTGTAGGAACGCTGGCCGGCTGCGCCTCGGTGCCGCTGCCGCCGATGGACGAAGCGCCGCGGCCGGCATCGCCCGCGACGAGCGCTCCCGCGGTGACGGGCGACGTCGTCACGATGCCGAAGAGCCGCTGGGTGCCCGTGGCGTGGAGCGAGTTGCCGGGCTTCGCCGACGACGCCCTCTACGACGCCTGGAACGCGTGGCTCAAGGGCTGCGAACGCCCGCCCGCGAACTGGGCGCGCCTGTGCGGCGACGTGCGGCGCCTGTCGATCGCATCGGCCGACGAGCAGCGCGCGTGGATGCTCGAGAAGCTGCAGCCCTACCGCGTCGAGCCGCTCGCGGGCCCCGCCGACGGCCTGCTCACGGGCTACTACGAACCGCTCCTGGAAGCGACGCGCGTGGCGACCGCACGCAACGCCGCGCCGCTGTACCGCCCGCCCGCGACGCTCGCCAGCCGCCGGCCCTGGTACACGCGCGAGGAGATCGACACGCTGCCCGAGGCGCGCGCGCAGCTGCGCGGCCGCGAGATCGCGTGGCTCGCCGACCCGCTCGATGCGCTGGTGGTGCAGATCCAGGGATCGGCGCGCCTGCGCATCACCGAACCCGACGGCACGCAGCGCACCGTGCGCCTCGCCTTCGCCGGAACCAACGAGCAGCCCTACCGCAGCGTCGGCAACTGGCTGCTGCAGCAGGGCGCGATCCGCGACGCCTCGTGGCCCGGCATCAAGGCGTGGGCCGCGCAGAACCCGGGCCGCGTCAACGAGATGCTGTGGAGCAACCCGCGCTACGTGTTCTTCCGCGAGGAGCCGCTGCCCGAGGGTGATGCATCGGCCGGCCCGCGCGGCGCGCAGGGCGTGCCGCTCACGCCGGGGCGCTCGATCGCGGTGGACAAGGACAGCATCCCCTACGGCACGCCGGTGTGGCTGGTTTCCGCGGGGCCCGTGGTGAGCCTGCAGCGGCTGGTGTTCGCGCAGGACACCGGCAGCGCCATCGTCGGCGGCGTGCGCGCCGACTACTTCACCGGATGGGGTGCGGAAGCGGGCGAACTCGCGGGGCGCCTGCGCCAGCCGCTGAAACTGTGGGTGCTGCAGCCCCGCTGA
- a CDS encoding Lrp/AsnC family transcriptional regulator — protein sequence METLDKFDVQILNELQADARLTNAELAQRVGLSAAPCWRRVRALEQAGYIKGYRAEIDRHKIGLGVLAFVRLDADKNTGERTKEMEEAIRKIPEIVSCHYISGAGTFELQVVSRDLDSFSQLARKVLINLPNVKDLHTSFSLGEVKASSALPLAHLKPPAR from the coding sequence ATGGAAACGCTCGACAAGTTTGACGTCCAGATACTGAATGAGCTGCAGGCCGACGCGCGCCTGACCAACGCCGAACTGGCGCAGCGCGTGGGCCTGTCGGCGGCGCCGTGCTGGCGGCGCGTGCGCGCGCTGGAACAGGCCGGCTACATCAAGGGCTACCGCGCCGAGATCGACCGCCACAAGATCGGCCTGGGCGTGCTGGCCTTCGTGCGGCTCGACGCCGACAAGAACACCGGCGAGCGCACCAAGGAGATGGAAGAGGCGATCCGCAAGATCCCCGAGATCGTCTCGTGCCACTACATCAGCGGCGCCGGCACGTTCGAGCTGCAGGTGGTCAGCCGCGACCTCGACTCGTTCTCGCAGCTCGCGCGCAAGGTGCTGATCAACCTGCCCAACGTGAAGGACCTGCACACCAGCTTCTCGCTGGGCGAGGTCAAGGCCAGCAGCGCGCTGCCGCTGGCGCACCTGAAGCCGCCGGCGCGCTAG